Proteins from a single region of Streptomyces spinoverrucosus:
- a CDS encoding MDR family MFS transporter, whose product MVGEARGRAAQVPGAVDKEQVPGNVLVSIGALLLGMLLAALDQTIVATALPTIVSELGGLQHLSWVVTAYLLASTAATPLWGKLGDQYGRKRLIQAAVVIFLVGSALCGIAQNMPQLIAFRAVQGLGGGGLIVLSMAIVGDLVPPRDRGRYQGLFGAVFGAASVLGPLLGGVFTEHLSWRWVFYINLPVGVVAFAVIASVLRAPRVATRHVIDYLGTFLIAGVATCLVLVASLGGTTWGWGSPQIVGLAVLAGVLVVGFVAVERRAAEPVLPLKLFRVRTFALAAAISLIVGFAMFGAMTYLPTFLQVVQGVSPTLSGVHMLPMVLGMLVASTGSGQIVSRTGRWKVFPIVGTFVTTIGLLLLDELDEHSSDVVIGGSLFVFGFGLGLVMQVLVLVVQNAVPYGDLGVATSGATFFRSIGAAFGVAVFGAVFAGRLDDQLASAFRGVPLPGGVSIEGLEADPRSIAELPGELRGRALDAYASAITDVFLYAAPVAFLGFVLAWFLKEDRLRVSVTAPDVSQTLASNPVERSSYDEVCRALSVLGTREGRHEVYRKITARAGYELVPAASWLLLRIKRYGRVEPGVLAERSAVPLGVILDGARQVEERRLAVRDGLDLVLTEQGRVVAERLARAREESLAELLGDWWGPERPTDLVQLVRELNEELCGSDREQPHEGRVGVRFG is encoded by the coding sequence ATGGTCGGGGAAGCGCGTGGCAGGGCCGCGCAGGTGCCGGGTGCCGTGGACAAGGAGCAGGTGCCCGGGAACGTGCTCGTGTCGATCGGTGCGCTGCTGCTCGGCATGTTGCTCGCCGCGCTCGACCAGACGATCGTGGCGACCGCGCTGCCGACGATCGTCAGCGAGCTCGGCGGATTGCAGCATCTGTCCTGGGTGGTCACCGCGTATCTGCTGGCCTCGACCGCCGCGACGCCGCTGTGGGGCAAGCTCGGTGACCAGTACGGGCGGAAACGGCTGATCCAGGCCGCTGTCGTGATCTTTCTGGTCGGCTCCGCGCTGTGCGGGATCGCGCAGAACATGCCGCAGCTCATCGCGTTCCGCGCGGTGCAGGGGCTGGGTGGGGGCGGGCTGATCGTGCTGTCGATGGCGATCGTCGGGGATCTCGTGCCGCCGCGTGATCGTGGTCGGTATCAGGGGCTGTTCGGTGCGGTGTTCGGGGCGGCGAGTGTGCTCGGGCCGTTGCTGGGTGGGGTGTTCACCGAGCATCTGAGCTGGCGGTGGGTCTTCTACATCAACCTTCCGGTGGGGGTCGTCGCGTTTGCCGTGATCGCGAGCGTGCTGCGTGCGCCGCGTGTGGCGACCCGGCATGTCATCGACTATCTCGGCACCTTTCTCATCGCCGGTGTCGCCACCTGTCTGGTGCTGGTCGCTTCGCTCGGCGGCACCACGTGGGGGTGGGGTTCCCCGCAGATCGTGGGGCTGGCCGTGTTGGCGGGCGTGCTGGTGGTCGGGTTCGTCGCTGTGGAGCGGCGGGCGGCGGAGCCTGTGCTGCCGTTGAAACTGTTCCGTGTCCGCACGTTCGCCCTCGCGGCCGCGATCAGTCTGATCGTCGGGTTCGCGATGTTCGGTGCGATGACGTATCTGCCGACCTTTCTTCAGGTCGTCCAGGGTGTCTCGCCCACCTTGTCGGGTGTGCACATGCTGCCGATGGTGCTGGGGATGCTGGTGGCCTCGACCGGGTCCGGGCAGATCGTCAGCAGGACCGGGCGGTGGAAGGTCTTTCCCATCGTGGGGACCTTTGTCACCACCATCGGGCTGCTGCTGCTCGACGAGCTCGACGAGCACAGCTCCGACGTGGTGATCGGCGGCTCGTTGTTCGTGTTCGGTTTCGGGCTCGGGCTGGTCATGCAGGTGCTGGTGCTCGTCGTGCAGAACGCGGTGCCGTACGGGGATCTGGGCGTCGCCACCTCCGGGGCGACCTTCTTCCGGTCGATCGGGGCGGCGTTCGGGGTCGCGGTGTTCGGTGCGGTCTTCGCGGGGCGGCTCGATGATCAGCTGGCGTCCGCTTTCCGTGGTGTGCCGCTGCCGGGGGGTGTGTCGATCGAGGGGCTGGAGGCCGATCCGCGGAGTATTGCCGAGCTGCCGGGGGAGCTGCGGGGGCGGGCGCTGGATGCGTACGCGTCGGCGATCACGGATGTGTTTCTGTACGCGGCTCCTGTCGCGTTCCTCGGCTTTGTGCTGGCGTGGTTCCTGAAGGAGGACCGGTTGCGGGTGTCTGTCACCGCGCCCGATGTCAGCCAGACGCTGGCCAGCAATCCGGTGGAGCGGTCGTCGTACGACGAGGTGTGCCGGGCGTTGTCGGTGCTCGGGACGCGGGAGGGGCGGCACGAGGTGTACCGGAAGATCACCGCGCGTGCGGGGTACGAGCTTGTGCCGGCGGCGAGTTGGCTGCTGCTGCGGATCAAGAGGTATGGGCGGGTGGAGCCGGGGGTGCTCGCGGAGCGCAGTGCCGTGCCGCTGGGGGTCATCCTCGACGGGGCCCGTCAGGTGGAGGAACGTCGGCTGGCTGTGCGGGACGGGCTTGATCTGGTGCTGACCGAGCAGGGGCGGGTGGTGGCCGAGCGGTTGGCGCGGGCGCGGGAGGAGTCGCTGGCGGAGTTGCTCGGGGACTGGTGGGGGCCGGAGCGGCCTACTGATCTGGTGCAGCTTGTGCGGGAGTTGAACGAGGAGTTGTGTGGGTCGGATCGGGAGCAGCCGCATGAGGGGCGGGTGGGGGTGCGGTTTGGGTGA
- a CDS encoding GNAT family N-acetyltransferase, with the protein MTWTITPESPDSPDAVALWRAYYTEVSDRWYLLHQGHPTDPAELEREIAANTGDDITHLLLARYENKPAGTAAIRLTPDPTTAELTRVFLLPHLRGRGGATRLVTAAEEAARTLGTTRMILDTRTDLVEARTLYTRLGYEETEPHNTALYAEHWFSKRLT; encoded by the coding sequence ATGACCTGGACGATCACCCCGGAATCCCCCGACTCCCCCGACGCCGTCGCACTCTGGCGGGCGTACTACACAGAGGTGAGCGACCGCTGGTACCTACTCCACCAGGGCCACCCGACCGACCCCGCCGAACTGGAACGCGAGATCGCCGCCAACACAGGCGACGACATCACCCACCTGCTCCTCGCCCGCTACGAGAACAAACCGGCCGGCACAGCAGCCATACGCCTGACCCCCGACCCGACCACCGCCGAACTCACCCGCGTCTTCCTCCTCCCCCACCTACGCGGCAGGGGCGGAGCCACCCGCCTGGTCACCGCCGCCGAGGAGGCCGCCCGCACCCTGGGCACCACCCGCATGATCCTCGACACCAGAACCGACCTCGTAGAGGCACGAACCCTCTACACCCGCCTCGGCTACGAGGAAACGGAGCCGCACAACACGGCCCTCTACGCCGAACACTGGTTCAGCAAGCGACTCACCTGA